A single genomic interval of Caballeronia sp. SL2Y3 harbors:
- a CDS encoding SMP-30/gluconolactonase/LRE family protein, with protein sequence MKPSDYEVHDPRFRLLLQPNAFLSRITDECLWAEGPVYFPATDLLVWSDIPNNRMLRWAPGMDVGVFRAPSNYSNGNTRDREGRLVTCEHGARRVTRTEHDGSVTVIASHFEGKRLNSPNDVVVDSKGDIWFTDPDYGILSDYEGYRADSEIGRCNVYRVSSQSTEVQLVCDDFVKPNGLAFSLDESRLYIADSAASHDDEAPRHIRVFDVSSDGALRDGRVFIEMQSGVPDGMRLDEHGNVWTSAEDGVHCYAPDGTLLGKILIPEVVANVTFGGINRNRLFIAATSSIYSLHVGVRGAGR encoded by the coding sequence ATGAAACCGAGCGACTACGAAGTGCATGATCCGCGATTCAGGCTGCTGCTTCAGCCGAACGCGTTTCTTTCCAGAATCACCGATGAGTGCCTGTGGGCCGAGGGACCGGTGTATTTTCCGGCCACGGACCTGCTCGTCTGGAGCGACATTCCGAACAACCGCATGCTGCGCTGGGCGCCCGGCATGGACGTGGGCGTGTTTCGCGCGCCGTCGAACTACAGCAACGGCAATACGCGCGACCGCGAAGGGCGGCTCGTCACATGCGAGCATGGCGCGCGGCGCGTGACGCGCACGGAACACGACGGCAGCGTGACCGTGATTGCTTCGCACTTCGAAGGAAAACGGCTCAATTCGCCGAACGATGTGGTCGTCGATTCGAAGGGCGATATCTGGTTCACCGATCCCGATTACGGCATTCTGAGCGATTACGAAGGTTATCGCGCGGACAGCGAGATCGGGCGATGCAACGTGTATCGCGTGTCGTCGCAGAGTACCGAAGTGCAGCTCGTCTGCGACGACTTCGTGAAGCCCAACGGCCTCGCGTTCTCGCTGGATGAATCGCGGCTCTATATCGCAGATTCCGCGGCCTCTCACGACGACGAAGCGCCGCGTCATATTCGCGTGTTCGACGTATCGAGCGATGGCGCATTGCGCGACGGGCGCGTATTCATCGAGATGCAAAGCGGCGTGCCGGACGGCATGCGCCTCGACGAGCACGGCAACGTCTGGACGAGCGCGGAAGACGGCGTGCATTGCTACGCGCCCGACGGCACGCTGCTCGGCAAGATCCTGATACCGGAGGTCGTCGCGAACGTGACCTTCGGCGGGATCAATCGTAATCGGCTGTTTATCGCGGCTACGTCGTCCATTTATTCGCTTCATGTCGGCGTGCGCGGCGCGGGACGCT
- a CDS encoding ABC transporter permease produces the protein MKTQTSGEAIANNETAWTRLRSLQAPWAWSFAGTVLVWFAIVGIFGFGIASNVAQTALTYGVFMVLVGLGQMFVITSGVGNIDLSVPSTIALAGVVGMHVMGGENGHILLGVAAALGVGAAIGIVNYLLIRLLRIPPIIATLSSSFIIQSIAITQGRQLPPPPPALGAFATGRLFHVPYIALLALALSVALAVLLHRAVYGRRLSAIGQNARAAWLAGVNVHPTRCIAYVLCSMIAALTALLLAATSGGASLDMGVEYMLISIAVVVIGGTLVTGGKATIAGVWGASMFLFLTNAALNAVGADAGVRAIVYGVLIIAVTVAAGGKTAR, from the coding sequence ATGAAGACGCAGACATCGGGCGAGGCGATCGCCAACAACGAAACCGCGTGGACGCGGCTCAGAAGCCTTCAGGCGCCGTGGGCGTGGTCCTTCGCGGGCACGGTGCTCGTGTGGTTCGCGATCGTCGGCATCTTCGGCTTCGGCATTGCGAGCAACGTCGCGCAGACCGCGCTCACCTACGGCGTATTCATGGTGCTCGTCGGTCTCGGGCAGATGTTCGTCATCACATCGGGCGTCGGCAACATCGACCTCTCGGTGCCGTCGACCATCGCGCTCGCGGGCGTCGTCGGCATGCACGTGATGGGCGGTGAGAACGGACACATTCTGCTGGGCGTGGCGGCGGCGCTGGGCGTGGGCGCGGCGATCGGCATCGTGAACTATCTGCTGATCCGCCTGCTGCGCATTCCGCCGATCATCGCGACGCTGTCCTCCAGCTTCATCATTCAGTCGATCGCCATCACGCAAGGACGCCAGCTTCCGCCGCCGCCGCCCGCGCTCGGCGCGTTCGCCACGGGCCGGCTCTTTCATGTGCCGTATATCGCGCTGCTTGCGCTCGCGTTGTCGGTGGCGCTCGCCGTGCTGCTGCATCGCGCGGTCTATGGCCGCAGGCTTTCCGCCATCGGACAGAACGCGCGGGCCGCGTGGCTCGCGGGCGTGAACGTGCATCCGACGCGCTGCATCGCCTACGTGCTCTGCTCGATGATCGCGGCGCTCACCGCGCTCTTGCTCGCGGCGACTTCGGGCGGCGCGTCGCTCGACATGGGCGTCGAGTACATGCTGATCTCGATTGCGGTCGTCGTAATCGGCGGCACGCTCGTGACGGGCGGCAAGGCGACGATTGCCGGCGTGTGGGGCGCGTCCATGTTCCTGTTTCTGACGAACGCCGCGCTCAACGCAGTCGGCGCGGATGCGGGCGTGCGCGCGATCGTCTACGGCGTGCTCATCATCGCGGTGACGGTGGCGGCGGGCGGCAAGACGGCGCGCTGA
- a CDS encoding ABC transporter permease has translation MTPARTTFQGTQARLRALLPAISLVAVLVPILIMQPAVMSYFGSSLLLNLAVPIVLATLAQLAIITVNDLDLSIGSFVSLVACIGATLLVKQPWLGTLALVGCVLAYAAVGALIELRQIPSIVVTLGLSFVWSGLAIVLLPSPGGTSPGWLGTAMGYQTPFIAAPIVWSVLIAVIGHFLLMRTSAGVRIRGAGGNPRAMRRFGWSLVRSKATLYGIAGIFGVLSGLSLLGLTTSADANLALRYTLLSIAAVILGGGEFVGGRVSVIGAVLGAITLTLAASFLAFLNISADWQVGMQGAILIIVLSLRVLLQRGERQ, from the coding sequence ATGACCCCCGCACGCACGACGTTTCAGGGCACGCAAGCGCGTCTGCGCGCGCTGCTTCCCGCCATCTCGCTCGTCGCGGTGCTGGTGCCGATTCTCATCATGCAGCCGGCGGTGATGAGCTACTTCGGCTCCAGCCTGCTCTTGAATCTCGCCGTGCCGATCGTGCTCGCGACGCTCGCGCAACTCGCGATCATCACCGTCAACGATCTCGACTTGTCCATCGGTTCCTTCGTGAGTCTGGTCGCGTGCATCGGCGCGACGCTGCTGGTCAAGCAACCGTGGCTCGGCACGCTTGCGCTGGTCGGCTGCGTGCTCGCGTATGCGGCCGTCGGCGCGTTGATCGAACTGCGGCAGATTCCGTCGATCGTGGTGACGCTCGGGCTCTCGTTCGTGTGGAGCGGGCTTGCCATCGTGCTCCTGCCTTCACCGGGCGGCACGAGCCCCGGCTGGCTCGGCACGGCGATGGGCTATCAGACGCCGTTCATCGCCGCGCCTATCGTGTGGTCGGTGTTGATCGCCGTCATCGGGCACTTTCTGCTGATGCGCACTTCGGCCGGCGTGCGCATTCGCGGCGCGGGCGGCAATCCTCGCGCGATGCGCCGTTTCGGCTGGTCGCTCGTGCGCAGCAAGGCGACGCTCTACGGCATCGCGGGCATATTCGGCGTGCTGTCGGGGCTCTCGCTGCTCGGCCTCACGACTTCCGCCGACGCCAACCTCGCGCTGCGTTACACGCTGCTTTCCATCGCGGCGGTGATTCTTGGCGGCGGCGAGTTCGTCGGCGGGCGCGTGTCCGTGATCGGCGCGGTGCTCGGCGCGATCACGCTGACGCTCGCGGCCTCGTTTCTGGCATTTCTCAACATCTCGGCGGACTGGCAGGTCGGCATGCAGGGCGCGATCCTGATCATCGTGCTGTCGTTGCGCGTGCTGCTGCAACGCGGGGAGCGGCAATGA
- a CDS encoding sugar ABC transporter ATP-binding protein: MGATAMSSNEAQGALIRFEGIGKTFGRVRALADIDFAFMRGECIGIAGHNGAGKSTLMAVLAGVYTPTQGRIEVDGREAPHYDANAAREAGVRCVFQELSLCPNLTIAENMTVVHPQLRGRGWRKRATALMREKLEEIFPGNGLKGSELVSDLTLTQKQMVEIARGFTVTDTPVRLLILDEPTSSLDAHTADQLLDFVQRAAQNGITCLLITHMLGEIERVADRVMVMRDGGIVGVLPREQSSRASIIQAMGQQLEAEKTPAAVRERSARSDDKPLRWHVGAKKHTAIEASRGEIVGFAGLAGQGQTEALLAIYEAATKRGASRVKAAFVAGDRGRDGVFPVWSIAQNLDLRWLLGGAKARRGLVDLAAARALVEAWRAKIGIRGASMSAGILSLSGGNQQKVLFARALASDAQLILMDDPTRGVDVGTKRDIYRLVHDEAAKGRTFIWYTTENEELSHCDRTYVFRSAAVTRVLHADECTEEALLAASFEEQAA; this comes from the coding sequence ATGGGCGCAACAGCAATGAGCAGCAACGAGGCGCAGGGCGCGCTGATCCGCTTCGAAGGCATCGGCAAGACCTTCGGGCGAGTGCGCGCGCTCGCGGACATCGACTTCGCGTTCATGCGCGGCGAATGCATCGGCATCGCGGGACACAACGGCGCGGGCAAGTCGACGCTGATGGCCGTGCTCGCGGGCGTGTACACGCCTACGCAAGGCCGCATCGAAGTGGATGGCCGCGAGGCGCCGCATTACGACGCGAACGCCGCGCGCGAGGCCGGCGTTCGCTGCGTATTCCAGGAACTCTCGCTTTGCCCGAATCTGACGATCGCGGAGAACATGACGGTCGTGCATCCGCAATTGCGCGGACGCGGCTGGCGCAAACGCGCGACTGCGCTGATGCGCGAGAAGCTCGAAGAGATCTTCCCGGGCAACGGACTGAAGGGCAGCGAACTCGTCTCCGACCTGACGCTCACGCAAAAGCAGATGGTGGAGATCGCGCGCGGCTTCACGGTCACGGATACGCCGGTGCGTCTTCTGATTCTGGACGAACCGACTTCATCGCTCGATGCGCACACCGCCGATCAACTGCTCGACTTCGTGCAGCGCGCGGCGCAAAACGGCATCACGTGTCTGCTCATCACGCACATGCTCGGCGAGATCGAGCGCGTGGCGGACCGCGTGATGGTGATGCGCGACGGCGGCATCGTCGGCGTGTTGCCGCGCGAGCAGTCGAGCCGCGCGTCGATCATTCAGGCGATGGGCCAGCAGCTCGAAGCGGAAAAGACGCCGGCCGCCGTGCGCGAGCGCAGCGCGCGCAGCGACGACAAGCCGTTGCGCTGGCACGTCGGCGCGAAAAAGCATACGGCGATCGAAGCATCGCGCGGCGAGATCGTCGGTTTCGCGGGACTCGCGGGGCAAGGACAGACCGAGGCGCTGCTCGCCATCTATGAAGCGGCGACGAAACGCGGCGCGTCTCGCGTGAAGGCGGCGTTCGTCGCGGGCGATCGCGGGCGCGACGGCGTGTTCCCGGTCTGGTCGATCGCGCAGAACCTCGACTTGCGGTGGCTGCTCGGCGGCGCGAAAGCCAGGCGCGGTCTCGTGGATCTCGCGGCGGCGCGGGCGCTCGTCGAAGCATGGCGCGCGAAGATCGGCATACGCGGCGCGTCGATGAGCGCGGGCATTCTGTCGCTCTCGGGCGGCAATCAGCAGAAGGTGCTGTTCGCCCGCGCGCTCGCATCGGATGCGCAACTCATTCTGATGGACGACCCCACGCGCGGCGTCGATGTCGGCACGAAGCGCGATATCTATCGCCTCGTTCACGACGAAGCCGCGAAGGGCCGCACGTTCATCTGGTACACGACAGAAAACGAGGAGCTGTCGCACTGCGACCGCACGTATGTGTTCCGCTCGGCGGCCGTCACGCGCGTACTGCACGCCGACGAATGCACGGAAGAAGCGCTCCTCGCCGCGAGTTTCGAGGAGCAGGCCGCATGA
- a CDS encoding substrate-binding domain-containing protein, which produces MFRKGMPVKAALTLAVCALAGAAHAQVATGDTSQKKIALSNSFAGNAWRQSMLKSWNAVAQQAVADKKVAAAPAFTTAENQVTEQAQQVQNLILQGYNAIVIDAVSPTALNGTIKKACAAGVVVVSFDGVVDEPCAYRVNFDFKGWAEQGVDYLATRLNGKGNILEVRGVAGISVDNLMHEGVLEGLKKHPGMKLVGSVNGDWTQSVAQKAVAGILPTLPQVDGVATEGEMSFGIAQAFKAANRPAPPMIIGSTYPELQWWSEQAKTGYQSRSLSNPPGAVSFAFWVAQQVLAGKKIPKEVTINVPLLAISQQELPAKLAATPPGGLADVTYTLPQTVALLDKK; this is translated from the coding sequence ATGTTCCGTAAAGGAATGCCGGTCAAGGCCGCGCTCACGCTCGCCGTTTGCGCGCTCGCTGGCGCTGCCCACGCGCAGGTCGCCACGGGCGATACGTCGCAAAAGAAGATCGCGCTGTCCAACAGCTTCGCGGGCAACGCGTGGCGGCAGTCGATGCTCAAGAGCTGGAACGCCGTCGCGCAGCAGGCCGTCGCCGACAAGAAGGTCGCCGCCGCGCCCGCTTTCACGACCGCCGAAAACCAGGTGACGGAACAGGCGCAGCAGGTGCAGAACCTGATTCTTCAGGGCTACAACGCGATCGTCATCGACGCCGTTTCGCCCACCGCGCTCAACGGCACGATCAAGAAGGCGTGCGCCGCGGGCGTCGTCGTGGTGTCGTTCGACGGCGTGGTCGACGAACCCTGCGCGTATCGCGTGAACTTCGACTTCAAGGGCTGGGCGGAACAGGGCGTCGACTATCTCGCGACGCGCCTCAACGGCAAGGGCAACATTCTCGAAGTGCGCGGCGTGGCCGGCATCTCGGTCGACAACCTGATGCACGAAGGCGTGCTCGAAGGGCTCAAGAAGCATCCGGGGATGAAGCTCGTCGGCTCGGTGAACGGCGACTGGACGCAATCGGTCGCGCAGAAAGCCGTCGCCGGCATCTTGCCGACGCTGCCGCAAGTCGATGGCGTCGCCACCGAAGGCGAGATGTCGTTCGGCATCGCGCAGGCGTTCAAGGCCGCGAATCGTCCGGCGCCGCCGATGATCATCGGCAGCACGTATCCGGAACTCCAGTGGTGGAGCGAGCAGGCGAAGACGGGCTATCAGTCGCGTTCGCTGTCGAATCCGCCGGGCGCGGTGTCGTTCGCGTTCTGGGTCGCGCAGCAAGTGCTCGCGGGCAAGAAGATCCCGAAGGAAGTGACCATCAACGTGCCGCTGCTCGCCATCTCGCAGCAGGAACTGCCGGCCAAGCTCGCCGCGACGCCGCCGGGCGGCCTCGCCGACGTGACGTACACGCTGCCGCAGACCGTGGCCTTGCTCGACAAGAAATAA
- a CDS encoding sensor histidine kinase, giving the protein MSFARKATWAACIDNLAFSETETVPVAVLLRQRKALASLHDAFQGERSIARLQDAAAQAASAGCASPMAKVLELQRAGNALILKAQVGMGAAAIGREAGTAQAGNPAGEALIWARPVVVANVPAERGERAPAILREYRVVTSVSLPLIGAEGPYGILEVDYDQQHEVDASHLSFLASIAAILAEGIESRQRHEELTEERDAKATLLREQQHRIRNNFQMITALLERRASECADPAVQKGFREVERRVFAMASLYDHLLGLGDHQQSVDLGAYLENMCASFEDFYDLPGHDVSLALALERGAATLPIDTCAAIGTVVNELVANAVEHAFDGYAGEIRVAMQRTAAGVEIEVSDNGCGYAPDANENTGLSTVRRIVGSFGGQLTMQSGQGNGTQWTLTVSAPD; this is encoded by the coding sequence ATGAGCTTCGCGCGCAAAGCCACGTGGGCCGCCTGCATCGACAACCTCGCGTTCTCGGAGACCGAGACCGTGCCGGTAGCCGTGCTGCTGCGGCAGCGAAAGGCGCTCGCGAGCCTGCACGACGCATTCCAGGGCGAACGTTCGATAGCGCGGCTGCAAGACGCCGCCGCACAGGCCGCGTCGGCCGGCTGCGCATCGCCGATGGCGAAGGTCCTCGAACTTCAGCGCGCCGGCAACGCGCTCATATTGAAAGCGCAAGTCGGAATGGGCGCGGCGGCGATCGGGCGCGAAGCGGGCACGGCCCAAGCCGGCAATCCGGCCGGCGAGGCACTGATTTGGGCGCGGCCGGTCGTCGTCGCCAATGTGCCTGCCGAGCGCGGCGAGCGCGCGCCCGCAATCCTGCGCGAATACCGCGTCGTGACATCGGTGAGTCTGCCGCTCATCGGCGCGGAGGGACCGTACGGCATCCTCGAAGTGGACTACGACCAGCAGCACGAAGTCGACGCTTCTCACCTTTCGTTTCTCGCCTCGATTGCCGCGATCCTCGCGGAAGGCATCGAGTCGCGGCAACGGCACGAGGAACTGACCGAAGAACGCGACGCGAAGGCCACGCTCCTGCGCGAGCAGCAGCACCGCATCCGCAACAATTTCCAGATGATTACCGCGCTGCTCGAACGGCGGGCGAGCGAGTGCGCGGACCCGGCGGTTCAAAAGGGTTTTCGCGAAGTCGAGCGCCGCGTGTTCGCGATGGCATCGCTCTACGATCATCTGCTGGGCCTCGGCGACCATCAACAAAGCGTCGATCTCGGCGCGTATCTGGAAAACATGTGCGCGAGTTTCGAAGACTTCTACGATCTCCCCGGCCATGACGTCTCGCTCGCGCTGGCGCTCGAACGCGGTGCGGCGACGCTTCCCATCGACACCTGCGCGGCTATCGGCACGGTCGTCAACGAACTGGTGGCCAACGCGGTCGAGCATGCGTTCGATGGCTACGCGGGCGAGATTCGCGTGGCGATGCAGCGCACGGCGGCGGGCGTGGAGATCGAAGTGAGCGACAACGGTTGCGGCTATGCCCCCGACGCCAACGAGAACACGGGCTTGAGCACGGTGCGACGCATCGTCGGCAGCTTCGGCGGCCAACTCACGATGCAATCGGGACAAGGCAACGGCACGCAGTGGACGCTGACCGTGAGCGCGCCTGACTGA
- a CDS encoding FdhF/YdeP family oxidoreductase: MSKREVPGVGPYGGPAGGWGALQAVARALKQQMGVAREATMLLKVNQPAGFDCPGCAWPDPRSTSSFEFCENGAKAVSWEATTKRTTPEFFGRHTVSELWTWNDFALEDEGRLTHPMRYDAASDRYLPISWDEAFERIGQSLRALPDPNMAEFYTSGRASNEAAFLYQLFARRFGTNNFPDCSNMCHEPTSVGLPESIGVGKGTVTLADFDHCDAIFCIGHNPGTNHPRMLATLREASRRGAKIVVLNPLRERGLERFASPQDPVEMVTGRSTAIATDYIQVRIGGDVAFLKGMMKTVLALDRESQAQGGEGVLDRAFIDEHTSGIDELIADIDATSWEQIVGASGVGREEIEHIGKLYANAKAVIACYGMGITQHHSGTANVQQIVNLLLLRGNMGRDGAGICPLRGHSNVQGDRTVGITEIPHQEMLDSLGRVFRFTPPREHGHGAISAIEAMRDGRAKALIALGGNLPVAMSDTPVCYEAMRKLDLAVHIATKLNRSHLLVAKETILLPCLGRTELDVQESGPQSITVEDSMSMVHASRGSLPPASEHLRSEPAIVAGIAKATLDDPSLDWDGWVADYNRIRDLIEKVFPQFERYNERIQDPGGFRLFNAAAARRWDTPEGRARFIAHKGVMMDPRVDRSDALILATIRSHDQYNTTIYGFNDRYRGITGRRDVVFVNERDLEARGLQHGDLVDLETIESTVSVGGSRRLCGLTAVAFDIAQGSIAAYYPEANCLVSLSDNDARSGTPAYKSIPVLLSLSQGDCQVGADAHTWQHGDVPNDKTGATVAAEEPEHRRVRNTPN, from the coding sequence ATGAGCAAGCGTGAAGTTCCGGGCGTAGGCCCGTATGGCGGACCGGCGGGTGGATGGGGCGCGTTGCAGGCCGTCGCGCGGGCGCTGAAGCAGCAGATGGGCGTCGCGCGTGAAGCGACGATGCTTCTCAAAGTCAACCAGCCCGCGGGCTTCGATTGTCCGGGCTGCGCGTGGCCGGACCCGCGCAGCACGTCGTCCTTCGAATTCTGCGAGAACGGCGCGAAGGCCGTCTCGTGGGAAGCCACCACCAAGCGCACGACGCCCGAATTCTTCGGACGCCACACCGTCAGCGAGCTGTGGACGTGGAACGACTTCGCGCTGGAAGACGAAGGACGGCTGACGCATCCGATGCGCTACGACGCCGCTTCCGACCGCTATCTGCCGATCTCGTGGGACGAGGCATTCGAGCGCATCGGCCAGTCGTTGCGGGCGCTGCCGGACCCGAACATGGCGGAGTTCTATACCTCGGGCCGCGCATCGAACGAAGCGGCGTTCCTGTATCAACTCTTCGCGCGGCGCTTCGGCACCAACAACTTTCCCGATTGCTCGAACATGTGCCACGAGCCGACGAGCGTCGGTTTGCCCGAGTCCATCGGCGTGGGCAAGGGAACGGTGACGCTCGCGGACTTCGATCATTGCGACGCGATCTTCTGCATCGGACACAATCCCGGCACGAACCATCCGCGCATGCTTGCGACGCTGCGCGAGGCCTCCCGGCGCGGCGCGAAGATCGTCGTGCTGAATCCGTTGCGCGAGCGCGGACTCGAACGGTTCGCGTCGCCACAGGACCCGGTCGAAATGGTGACGGGCCGCTCGACGGCCATCGCGACGGATTACATTCAGGTGCGGATCGGCGGCGATGTCGCGTTCCTCAAAGGCATGATGAAGACGGTGCTCGCGCTCGACCGCGAGAGCCAGGCGCAAGGCGGCGAAGGCGTGCTGGATCGCGCGTTCATCGACGAACACACGAGCGGCATCGACGAACTGATCGCCGATATCGACGCGACTTCATGGGAACAGATCGTCGGCGCGTCGGGCGTCGGGCGCGAAGAGATCGAGCACATCGGCAAGCTGTATGCGAATGCGAAGGCCGTGATCGCGTGCTATGGCATGGGGATCACGCAGCATCACAGCGGCACGGCCAACGTGCAGCAGATCGTCAACCTGCTGCTTCTGCGCGGCAACATGGGCCGCGACGGCGCGGGCATCTGCCCCTTGCGCGGACACTCGAACGTGCAGGGCGATCGCACCGTCGGCATCACCGAAATACCGCATCAGGAGATGCTCGATTCGCTCGGGCGCGTGTTCCGCTTCACGCCGCCGCGCGAACACGGTCACGGTGCGATCTCCGCCATCGAGGCGATGCGCGATGGCCGCGCGAAGGCGCTCATCGCGCTCGGCGGCAATCTGCCTGTCGCGATGTCGGATACGCCAGTCTGCTATGAGGCCATGCGCAAGCTCGACCTCGCCGTGCATATCGCGACGAAGCTGAACCGCTCGCACTTGCTGGTCGCGAAGGAAACCATTCTGCTGCCCTGCCTCGGCCGCACGGAACTGGATGTGCAGGAGAGCGGGCCGCAGTCCATCACTGTCGAAGATTCGATGTCGATGGTGCACGCGTCGCGTGGTTCGCTGCCGCCCGCGTCCGAGCATCTGCGCTCGGAACCGGCCATCGTCGCGGGCATCGCGAAGGCGACGCTCGACGATCCGTCGCTCGACTGGGACGGCTGGGTGGCCGACTACAACCGCATCCGCGATCTCATCGAGAAAGTGTTTCCGCAGTTCGAGCGTTATAACGAGCGCATTCAGGACCCGGGCGGCTTCCGCCTTTTCAACGCCGCCGCCGCGCGCCGTTGGGACACGCCGGAGGGACGCGCGCGTTTCATCGCGCACAAGGGCGTGATGATGGACCCGCGCGTGGACCGCAGCGACGCGCTGATTCTCGCGACCATTCGCAGCCACGATCAGTACAACACGACGATCTACGGCTTCAATGACCGCTACCGCGGCATCACGGGCCGGCGCGACGTGGTGTTCGTCAACGAACGCGATCTCGAAGCGCGCGGGCTTCAGCACGGCGATCTCGTGGATCTGGAGACGATCGAAAGCACGGTCAGCGTCGGCGGCTCGCGCCGTCTGTGCGGGCTCACTGCGGTCGCGTTCGATATCGCGCAGGGTTCCATCGCCGCGTACTATCCGGAAGCCAATTGCCTCGTGTCGCTCTCGGATAACGATGCGCGCAGCGGCACGCCGGCGTACAAGTCCATTCCGGTGCTGCTCTCGCTGAGCCAGGGCGACTGTCAGGTGGGCGCCGACGCGCACACATGGCAGCACGGCGACGTCCCCAACGACAAGACGGGCGCCACCGTCGCGGCGGAAGAGCCGGAGCATCGGCGCGTGCGGAACACGCCGAACTGA
- a CDS encoding methyl-accepting chemotaxis protein gives MTFSRKLWLPLLLSLACLAGISVADAFRMRAVRTEQTKLDIKHATEVATSIIKEFAQQAASGTITQDQAKQGALNAIRDIRFGDNGYFSVFDSQAKVLVHPMKPEFVGKMMMDFKDPNGVYLYREIIDVGKREGAGYTYYSFAKPGSNEILPKMSYVSMYQPWDWLIVTGVYIDDINAAFYTSLGWSLGVLAAIAVVLCVVVSRLNRGILRSMGGEPSYAAEVANQIADNNLTVDVATQADDRSSLMYSMARMRAQLLTAIESVKTSANAIASASREIAVGNTDLSSRTEQQAASLQETAASMEELTAAVKHNSENARQASGLAGTARDVAKEGTTIVGEVVGTMAEIEHSSHKIGEIIDMIEGIAFQTNILALNAAVEAARAGEQGRGFAVVAGEVRSLAQRSSTASKEIRELIEASSTRVTAGTQLVGRAGDTMTKISAAIQKVTDIMDEIASASNEQSRGIEQVNQAISQMDEVTQQNAALVEQAAAAAGSLQDQAEQLKSTMAVFRTASV, from the coding sequence ATGACTTTTTCTAGAAAACTCTGGCTGCCCCTGCTCCTGAGCCTTGCGTGCCTGGCGGGAATCTCCGTGGCCGACGCATTCCGCATGCGCGCCGTACGCACCGAGCAGACCAAACTCGATATCAAGCACGCGACGGAAGTCGCCACCAGCATCATCAAGGAGTTCGCGCAGCAGGCGGCGAGCGGCACGATCACGCAGGACCAGGCCAAGCAAGGCGCGTTGAACGCGATCCGCGACATTCGCTTCGGCGACAACGGCTATTTCAGCGTGTTCGATTCGCAGGCCAAAGTGCTGGTGCATCCGATGAAGCCCGAGTTCGTCGGCAAGATGATGATGGACTTCAAGGACCCGAACGGTGTCTATCTGTACCGAGAAATCATCGACGTGGGCAAGCGCGAGGGCGCAGGCTACACCTACTATTCGTTCGCGAAACCCGGCAGCAACGAGATCCTGCCGAAGATGTCGTATGTCTCCATGTATCAGCCGTGGGACTGGCTCATCGTGACGGGCGTGTATATCGACGACATCAATGCGGCCTTCTATACGTCGCTCGGCTGGAGCCTCGGCGTGCTCGCCGCGATCGCGGTGGTGCTGTGCGTAGTCGTGTCGCGGCTCAATCGCGGCATTCTGCGGTCGATGGGCGGCGAGCCGTCGTACGCGGCGGAAGTCGCTAACCAGATCGCGGACAACAACCTCACCGTCGATGTCGCGACTCAGGCGGACGACCGTTCGAGTCTCATGTATTCGATGGCGCGCATGCGTGCCCAGTTGCTGACGGCAATCGAGAGCGTGAAGACGTCGGCCAACGCGATTGCGAGCGCGAGCCGCGAGATCGCGGTCGGCAACACGGATCTGTCGTCGCGCACGGAGCAGCAGGCGGCGTCGCTGCAGGAAACGGCGGCGAGCATGGAAGAACTGACCGCAGCCGTGAAGCACAACTCGGAGAATGCGCGGCAAGCGAGCGGACTGGCCGGCACGGCGCGCGACGTCGCGAAGGAAGGCACGACGATCGTCGGCGAAGTGGTCGGCACGATGGCCGAGATCGAGCACAGCTCGCACAAGATCGGCGAGATCATCGACATGATCGAAGGCATCGCGTTCCAGACCAACATCCTCGCGTTGAATGCGGCCGTCGAAGCGGCGCGCGCCGGCGAGCAAGGCCGCGGCTTCGCGGTGGTGGCGGGCGAAGTGCGCAGTCTCGCGCAACGCTCTTCGACGGCGTCGAAGGAGATTCGTGAACTGATCGAGGCGTCCAGTACGCGCGTTACCGCGGGCACTCAACTCGTCGGCCGCGCCGGCGACACGATGACGAAGATCAGCGCCGCTATTCAGAAGGTGACCGACATCATGGACGAGATCGCGTCTGCATCGAACGAACAGAGTCGCGGCATCGAACAAGTGAATCAGGCCATCAGCCAGATGGACGAAGTCACGCAGCAGAACGCGGCGCTGGTGGAACAGGCGGCTGCGGCGGCCGGGTCGTTGCAGGATCAGGCCGAGCAGTTGAAGTCGACGATGGCCGTGTTCAGGACGGCTTCGGTCTGA